A genome region from Primulina eburnea isolate SZY01 chromosome 9, ASM2296580v1, whole genome shotgun sequence includes the following:
- the LOC140841782 gene encoding UDP-rhamnose/UDP-galactose transporter 6-like: MDLLKQFKKMSSGSKDDRKVALDASAWMFNIVTSVGIIMVNKALMATYGFTFATTLTGLHFAATTLMTLILKRLGYIGSSALPVSDLLKFVVCANFSIVGMNVSLMWNSVGFYQIAKLSMIPVSCFLEVVLDNVHYSRDTKLSILVVLLGVSICTVTDVSVNAKGFIAAFIAVWSTSLQQYYVHFLQRKYEIGSFDLLGHTAPPQAASLLLVGPLMDYWLTNLRIDAYHYTLTSTMFITLSCAIAIGTNLSQFICIGRFTAVTFQVLGHMKTILVLILGFVFFGKEGLNLHVVVGMMVAVVGMIWYGRTSSQPGGKEWNQSPPVDTLEEEIGLVKSGGVDEKI, translated from the exons ATGGACCTTTTGAAGCAGTTCAAGAAAATGTCTTCCGGAAGCAAGGATGACCGCAAAGTGGCTCTTGATGCATCTGCTTGGATGTTCAACATAGTTACTTCTGTTGGAATTATAATGGTCAATAAAGCTTTGATGGCTACATATGGTTTTACTTTTG CTACAACTTTAACTGGCCTACATTTTGCTGCTACTACCTTGATGACTCTTATACTTAAGAGGCTTGGCTATATTGGGAGTTCTGCTCTTCCGGTGTCTGATCTCCTGAAATTTGTTGTATGTGCAAATTTCTCTATTGTTGGAATGAATGTGAGTTTGATGTGGAATTCAGTCGGATTCTATCAG ATTGCAAAACTCAGCATGATCCCTGTATCATGTTTTCTTGAAGTTGTATTGGACAATGTGCACTACTCAAGGGACACCAAGCTTAGCATTTTAGTTGTTCTATTGGGTGTTTCCATATGCACTGTTACTGATGTTAGTGTGAATGCCAAGGGGTTTATTGCTGCATTTATTGCGGTTTGGAGCACTTCGTTGCAGCAGTAT TATGTCCATTTTCTACAAAGGAAGTATGAAATTGGTTCTTTCGATTTATTAGGGCATACTGCTCCACCTCAAGCAGCATCATTGCTTTTAGTAGGGCCCTTGATGGATTACTGGTTGACAAACCTGAGGATTGATGCCTATCACTATACCTTAACATCAACG ATGTTTATAACATTGTCCTGTGCCATAGCAATAGGAACCAATCTGAGTCAATTCATCTGCATAGGAAGATTCACAGCTGTGACATTTCAAGTGTTGGGCCATATGAAGACCATTCTCGTACTGATCTTAGGATTTGTTTTCTTTGGAAAAGAGGGACTTAATCTACACGTGGTTGTGGGGATGATGGTTGCTGTCGTGGGAATGATTTGGTATGGTCGTACTTCCTCTCAACCTGGAGGCAAAGAATGGAACCAATCTCCTCCTGTTGATACATTGGAAGAAGAAATCGGACTCGTAAAATCTGGTGGGGTTGATGAGAAGATCTAG